The nucleotide window ATTTTCGGCGTCACCGCGGGCAACGACGTGAGCGAACGGCACTGGCAACGCAATGACATGCAATGGTTTCGCGCAAAAGGCAGCGATACCTTTGGCCCCATCGGCCCGGTGATTACCCAAGGCTTAAATTACAATCAATTAAATTTAACGACACGACTAAACGGCGAAATAAAACAACACGCCAATACTTCAGAATTAATTTTTGATGTGGATTATTTAGTTAGCTACATCAGTCGTTACGTCACCTTAGTACCCGGCGATGTTATTTTTACCGGCACACCGGGCAGAACATCGCGAATGGCGATTGATGATGTAGTTGAAGTAGAACTGGAAGGTGTTGGTACTCTGCGCAATAGTATTGAACGTGTGGCATTACACGTATACTAAACATATAAAAACTAGATCTAATAGCCAGCTATATACTTCACCACAGATTTATGAAAAAAATATGTTTTTTTGTTTTACGATCATTCGCGACAATGGCATTCATATACTTTTCCATAATTAGCGGCTACTCATATCCGGCTATTTTATGTGGCTTTGCTGGAGGCGCAATAGAATTAGGCTTTATCTAGATACATGCTAATCACATAAACTCGAATACCCCCAACAAAAATATTTTCGCGAAATATTTAATTTAGAAATAGACAATAAACGCATATCAATATCATCTAAAAATGGGAACACAAAAAATTCATGGGGCTATTTCCACAAATTCAAGGAAAATAAAAATTATCTATTGCTGCATTATTCTGACGCCTTGTTTTTAATAATTCCGACAGAACAAATCACTCCAGACGCTTTGAATTTTTTGAACGAAAAATACAG belongs to Gammaproteobacteria bacterium and includes:
- a CDS encoding YcxB family protein translates to MFNLEIDNKRISISSKNGNTKNSWGYFHKFKENKNYLLLHYSDALFLIIPTEQITPDALNFLNEKYRPLRQCLMQRVARFKSQPI